A region of Necator americanus strain Aroian chromosome I, whole genome shotgun sequence DNA encodes the following proteins:
- a CDS encoding hypothetical protein (NECATOR_CHRI.G168.T1), whose product MAKKGTVDISAVFPDKIVTRECHGMKEKVNREELLNVDDKNYNTIVCRRCDSVIFPEDRVKYIEDYTAELPEMIPGGLGSTRKETISWWWHTKNDKDFDTIGFAWMILLCGDCEFGPIGLRTSDDKEFWVAVERVRYVDKPRNNPKAPPKKGRKIKQ is encoded by the exons ATGGCAAAGAAAGGG ACAGTCGACATATCTGCAGTTTTCCCCGATAAAATTGTCACCAGGGAGTGTCATggaatgaaggaaaaa GTCAACAGGGAGGAGCTGCTGAATGTGGATGACAAGAACTACAATACGATTGTCTGTAGAAGGTGCGATTCAGTCATATTCCCAGAAGATAGGGTCAAATATATTGAag ATTACACTGCAGAGTTGCCGGAAATGATCCCAGGTGGTCTCGGGTCCACgagaaaagaaactatttCATGGTGGTGGCATACAAAAAACGACAAAGATTTCGACACTATTGGCTTCGCTTGGATG ATATTATTATGCGGTGACTGCGAATTTGGTCCAATAGGACTACGAACGTCCGACGATAAAGAATTTTGGGTGGCCGTGGAAAGAGTTCGTTACGTGGATAAACCCAGGAATAATCCTAAAGCACCACccaagaaaggaagaaagattaaacaatga
- a CDS encoding hypothetical protein (NECATOR_CHRI.G169.T1) → MTSFANWTSKPEIESIKRFFRTIIHEEDVDYAQFECKMDGTDIVTFRENDKAFRLFGTNVHVKVGAYIAGVIGFAVTIAFCITYTFYHSRGMGRNPFLDHLELVDLIFAFVVGLPCHILLFYSIAKEKLLFSPFLVFYLTNFALNVIFTAITVIAASLDLHRQLFGNIKYDLAWTAFQVLFTSLQGLAIYVVMRCRKYVAAKTYWKQRNMERTPSSIMADGVTIE, encoded by the exons ATGACGTCATTTGCTAATTGGACGTCGAAACCAG AGATAGAAAGCATCAAAAGATTCTTCCGAACAATTATCCACGAGGAGGATGTCGACTACGCTCAATTTGAGTGCAA GATGGACGGCACAGATATCGTCACATTCCGCGAGAACGACAAAGCATTCCGATTATTTGGCACAAACGTACATGTGAAG GTTGGTGCCTACATTGCTGGTGTTATTGGATTCGCAGTTACGATCGCCTTTTGCATCACTTACACCTTCTATCATAGTCGAGGCATGGGACGAAATCCATTCCTTGATCATTTGGAACTGG TTGATCTTATCTTCGCCTTCGTTGTCGGTTTGCCTTGTCATATTCTGCTGTTCTATTCTATCGCCAAAGAGAAGTTGTTGTTCAG TCCGTTCCTGGTATTCTATCTGACAAATTTCGCATTGAATGTGATTTTCACAGCAATCACGGTGATTGCTGCGTCGTTAGATCTGCACCGACAACTTTTTGGAAACATCAAGTACGATCTAGCATGGACAGCATTTCAG GTACTTTTCACCTCTTTACAAGGCCTTGCAATATATGTCGTGATGCGATGTCGCAAGTATGTTGCAGCTAAAACTTACTGGAAACAACGGAATATGGAG CGCACACCATCGTCAATAATGGCCGACGGGGTCACAATTGAATGA